In uncultured Bacteroides sp., the following proteins share a genomic window:
- a CDS encoding glycoside hydrolase family 88 protein, producing MVTLCFAPLTAQTKMTAKEAAMKIADRILSNTAYEFKNTKTGEVYKTVKNLPLSTDVKVASKYNDWHYTNGVTNIALLELADKTGDKKYNEYVLKNMNFVFNDGNLDYFRKVYDKALKEGGWSAIRNINWSMIFRGKRLDDNGPMGASLIELQMRYPNKSFLNYINQTADHLNYAEPRLADGTIARIWPHENTIWADDSFMAISFLARMGTMTGDDKYFTDAANQILNYNKYLWCPEKGIYYHCYHTDNKEHGVAHWSRANGWIFMAQADLLSRMPKNHPLRDAVIKNFQQQASGVARYQGKNGLWHQLLDKEDSYEEITGTAMFVFGMARGVKQGWLHPDFIYVAEQGLKGMMKMITDNGDVTGICVGTGIMPSIAYYYSRPTQSNDPMGEGPVLRALIEMIDAPKYTEIKAEQQYDKIAIKK from the coding sequence ATGGTTACCCTTTGCTTTGCACCTCTTACTGCTCAGACTAAAATGACAGCAAAAGAGGCTGCAATGAAAATTGCAGACCGAATATTGAGTAACACTGCCTATGAATTTAAAAATACTAAAACCGGAGAGGTTTATAAAACAGTTAAAAATCTACCGCTCTCTACCGATGTAAAGGTGGCAAGCAAGTATAATGACTGGCATTATACAAATGGAGTAACCAACATTGCTTTGCTTGAATTAGCAGATAAAACCGGAGATAAAAAGTACAATGAATATGTTTTAAAGAACATGAACTTTGTTTTTAATGACGGCAATCTGGATTATTTCAGGAAAGTTTACGACAAGGCTTTAAAGGAAGGTGGATGGAGTGCAATCCGAAACATTAACTGGAGCATGATATTCCGTGGAAAGCGATTAGACGATAATGGTCCTATGGGAGCAAGCTTGATTGAACTTCAAATGCGTTATCCAAATAAATCATTCCTGAATTATATTAATCAAACGGCAGATCATTTGAATTATGCTGAACCTCGTTTGGCTGATGGCACCATTGCGCGTATCTGGCCTCATGAAAATACAATCTGGGCCGACGATTCTTTTATGGCTATCTCATTCCTGGCGCGTATGGGAACTATGACAGGAGACGATAAATATTTCACTGATGCCGCAAATCAGATATTGAATTATAATAAATATTTGTGGTGCCCGGAAAAGGGCATTTATTATCACTGCTATCATACAGATAATAAAGAACATGGAGTGGCTCATTGGAGTCGTGCCAATGGATGGATATTTATGGCGCAGGCAGATCTTCTTTCCAGAATGCCCAAGAATCATCCGCTTCGTGATGCTGTAATTAAGAACTTTCAGCAACAGGCAAGTGGTGTGGCTCGTTATCAGGGAAAGAACGGTTTATGGCATCAGCTTCTTGATAAGGAAGATTCTTATGAAGAAATAACAGGCACTGCCATGTTTGTCTTTGGTATGGCTCGTGGAGTTAAACAAGGGTGGTTACATCCTGATTTTATCTATGTAGCAGAACAAGGACTTAAAGGTATGATGAAAATGATTACTGACAATGGTGATGTTACCGGGATCTGTGTTGGTACTGGTATTATGCCTTCTATAGCATATTATTATTCTCGTCCTACTCAGTCGAATGATCCTATGGGGGAAGGTCCTGTTTTAAGAGCGCTGATTGAGATGATTGATGCTCCTAAGTATACAGAGATTAAAGCAGAACAACAATACGATAAAATTGCAATTAAGAAATAG
- the rhaD gene encoding rhamnulose-1-phosphate aldolase, giving the protein MKSILENNPALAKQVAEVAEVAGYLWQKGWAERNGGNITINITDVVNDEIRNLKAISDKTQIGTTLPHLKGCYFFCKGTNKRMRDLARFPMENGSVIRICDDCASYEIIADQPVRPTSELPAHLSMHNYLIGSGSSYKAAMHTHPIDLVAMTHNPAFLEKDVLTKLLWSMIPETRAFCPRGLGIIPYKLPSSLELADATVKELAEYDVVMWEKHGVCAVGENVMEAFDMVDTLSKSAQIYMTAKSMGFEPAGMADELMEELKVAFNLPK; this is encoded by the coding sequence ATGAAATCAATTTTAGAAAATAATCCAGCTCTTGCAAAGCAAGTAGCTGAGGTAGCTGAGGTAGCTGGATACCTTTGGCAAAAAGGTTGGGCTGAACGTAATGGTGGTAACATTACTATCAATATTACAGATGTAGTTAACGATGAAATCAGAAACCTGAAAGCGATTAGCGATAAAACGCAAATCGGAACAACTCTTCCTCACTTGAAAGGTTGTTATTTCTTCTGTAAAGGAACAAACAAACGTATGCGCGACTTGGCTCGTTTCCCAATGGAAAACGGTTCAGTTATCCGTATCTGTGATGATTGTGCAAGCTATGAAATCATCGCTGATCAACCTGTTCGTCCTACTTCAGAACTTCCTGCTCACTTGTCAATGCACAACTACTTAATTGGTAGTGGTTCTAGCTATAAAGCAGCTATGCACACACACCCAATCGACTTAGTGGCAATGACTCACAATCCTGCATTCCTGGAAAAAGATGTTCTTACTAAATTACTTTGGAGTATGATTCCAGAAACAAGAGCATTCTGTCCAAGAGGATTAGGTATTATTCCTTATAAATTACCTAGCTCTCTTGAACTAGCTGATGCAACAGTTAAGGAACTTGCTGAATACGATGTAGTAATGTGGGAAAAACATGGTGTTTGTGCTGTTGGTGAAAACGTAATGGAAGCATTTGATATGGTTGACACGCTTTCTAAATCTGCTCAGATCTATATGACTGCTAAATCAATGGGCTTTGAACCTGCTGGTATGGCTGATGAACTGATGGAAGAATTGAAAGTAGCATTCAATTTGCCTAAATAA
- the rhaT gene encoding L-rhamnose/proton symporter RhaT, which produces MNTLIGLIIIAIGSLGQSSSYVPIKKVKEWSWESFWLVQGIFAWLVFPFLGALLAIPSGSNLFELLSSGGALSSMAYGVLWGIGGLTFGLSMRYLGVALGQSIALGTCAGFGTLFPAIFSGKDLFHGEGLMLLIGVCITLAGIAVIGFAGSLRSKNMTEEEKKAAVKDFALTKGLLVALLAGVMSACFALGLDAGTPIKEAAIAGGVEGLYAGLPVIFLVTLGGFFTNAAYCIQQNVKNKTGKEYFSADSQTLTNNVLFCALAGVLWYSQFFGLEMGKSFLHDSPVLLAFSWSILMSLNVTFSNFWGIILKEWKGASRSTIGILILGLVVLISSIIVVAMAQS; this is translated from the coding sequence ATGAACACACTGATAGGGTTAATAATTATTGCTATAGGTAGTTTAGGACAGAGTAGCTCATATGTGCCTATTAAGAAAGTGAAGGAATGGAGCTGGGAAAGTTTCTGGCTTGTACAGGGAATCTTTGCCTGGTTGGTTTTTCCTTTCTTAGGTGCTTTGCTTGCCATTCCATCTGGCAGCAATCTTTTTGAACTGTTAAGCTCAGGTGGTGCTCTTTCTTCAATGGCGTATGGCGTTCTTTGGGGAATTGGAGGCTTGACATTTGGATTAAGCATGCGTTATCTTGGTGTAGCTCTTGGACAAAGTATTGCACTTGGTACATGTGCCGGATTCGGAACTCTTTTTCCTGCAATCTTTAGCGGGAAAGATCTATTCCACGGTGAAGGTTTGATGCTTCTTATCGGCGTGTGTATAACCTTGGCGGGTATAGCTGTTATTGGGTTTGCCGGAAGTCTTCGTTCAAAGAATATGACTGAAGAAGAAAAGAAAGCAGCAGTTAAGGACTTTGCTTTGACAAAAGGATTACTGGTTGCTCTGCTTGCCGGAGTAATGAGTGCTTGCTTTGCTTTAGGACTTGACGCAGGAACACCTATAAAAGAAGCCGCAATAGCTGGTGGAGTTGAAGGACTATATGCAGGTCTTCCTGTTATATTCCTGGTAACACTAGGTGGATTCTTTACTAATGCAGCTTATTGTATACAACAGAATGTAAAGAACAAGACTGGAAAAGAATATTTTTCTGCTGACAGCCAGACTTTGACAAATAATGTTTTATTCTGTGCTCTTGCCGGTGTATTGTGGTACTCACAATTCTTTGGACTCGAGATGGGTAAAAGTTTTCTCCATGATAGTCCGGTATTGCTGGCATTCTCCTGGAGTATTCTTATGTCACTCAATGTTACATTCAGTAATTTCTGGGGTATCATTCTTAAAGAATGGAAGGGTGCAAGTCGCTCTACCATAGGTATACTTATTTTAGGACTCGTTGTGCTGATTTCGTCTATCATTGTGGTAGCAATGGCACAATCCTAA
- a CDS encoding TonB-dependent receptor, with protein MRILHQRLCLLMLLLVSCTLSAFAQNKTITGTVKDATNFGIPGASVIVKGTSKGTMTDIDGKYSITIPSSSKQFVVTFVGYEAQTVTIGNQSKIDVVLNESSVMLNEVVAIGYGKMKKKDLTGATVSVQGNELKAVPVTTPAQALTGRAAGVNITSYSGAPGADVKVVVRGGTSITQGNEPLYIVDGFQLDNALTTINASDIETIDVMKDASSTAIYGAKGANGVVIITTRSGKSGKTQVSYNGYMNTQKLGKDLNVLSPYEYVKLQYEHYTLDKKLSVFNSLYGSWDQMHALYDNADAIDWTDLMFGGTGVMYNHDLSVSGGNDKTKFVLSYNNITDNSILDKYGLYKNSIRAKFNHEIKKGVRLDFGAKFNDTKTNGGGDLGGRLKYAILSRPVGGLLHTNEELLNMYGLDTKLSAADPSINYDIANPIITNDAITNSKRVRTFDTNGSLEIDLYKGLTYKMAGSYLWQQTRSDYWDDGRTLDAAIKGGPYGSRNNSEKYTYQITNTLTYDTTIAQKHNLTLLAGHEVWYSENMNISSGSQNFPSSNFGLDNMAMAGVTNNNETGISSVGTVSLFGRAFYSYEGKYLLTTTMRADGSSKFIKGKQWAYFPSVSGAWRISEESFMKNQNVFSNLKLRVGYGTSGNCNISNNMYATNYVAGVYGIGKTEAATIEPSSTLGNENLKWETIKATSLGLDMSFLNNRINFSADWYNNVSDNLLMQVSIPATTGYNSQYQNVGSLRNRGFEFVLNTLNVKAKDFSWSTDFNISFNKNKVIRLYGEDAEQNYKLVSSGSNGVAYWLQEGQPLGQIYGYAYDGFYTSDDFDQLPNGGYLLKSGIAYDKATKRSAVKPGDVKLKASGKTVDADGNPMWTADDRQIIGNANPKFTGGLNNTLRYKNFDLTVFMNFVYGNDVINLSTQRFVSSYISNQNALSVLANRYTTIDPATGIETTNLTRLGEINKNATIWSVNPNVKTNTTLNSYYVEDGSFLRINNISLGYSFPKQWLNKFNVESFRIYGTLNNVHTFTSYSGFDPEVTSSSSALTPGIDDSSFPRSKSYVVGINLTF; from the coding sequence ATGAGAATCTTACATCAAAGGTTATGCTTACTTATGCTTTTATTAGTAAGCTGTACCTTAAGTGCGTTTGCACAAAACAAAACAATCACGGGCACAGTAAAGGATGCCACTAATTTCGGAATTCCCGGAGCATCTGTCATCGTTAAAGGTACATCAAAAGGTACAATGACAGATATCGATGGAAAATATTCCATTACTATTCCTTCCTCTTCAAAGCAATTTGTTGTTACGTTTGTTGGCTATGAAGCTCAAACAGTAACCATTGGTAACCAATCTAAAATTGATGTGGTACTAAATGAGTCTTCAGTTATGTTAAACGAGGTCGTTGCTATTGGTTATGGTAAGATGAAGAAGAAAGACCTTACCGGAGCTACAGTTTCTGTTCAAGGAAATGAACTTAAAGCAGTTCCTGTTACTACTCCAGCTCAAGCTTTAACTGGACGCGCAGCAGGTGTTAACATCACATCTTACAGTGGCGCTCCTGGAGCAGATGTAAAGGTAGTAGTTCGAGGTGGAACTTCTATTACTCAAGGAAATGAGCCTCTTTATATTGTTGATGGATTTCAATTGGATAATGCATTGACAACAATTAATGCGAGCGATATTGAAACCATTGACGTGATGAAAGATGCATCATCAACAGCTATTTATGGTGCCAAAGGTGCTAACGGAGTTGTCATTATTACAACAAGATCAGGGAAATCCGGTAAAACTCAGGTTTCATATAATGGATATATGAATACCCAGAAATTAGGAAAAGATCTGAATGTTCTTTCTCCTTATGAATATGTAAAATTGCAGTATGAACATTATACCCTTGATAAGAAGCTTAGTGTATTTAATTCTTTATATGGAAGTTGGGATCAGATGCACGCTTTGTATGATAATGCAGATGCAATCGATTGGACTGATCTGATGTTTGGTGGCACCGGCGTTATGTATAATCACGATTTGAGTGTATCAGGTGGTAATGACAAAACAAAGTTTGTATTGAGTTATAATAATATAACTGATAATTCGATCCTGGACAAATATGGTTTGTATAAAAACAGTATTCGTGCTAAGTTCAACCATGAAATAAAGAAAGGTGTAAGACTTGATTTTGGTGCAAAATTTAATGATACCAAAACAAATGGTGGCGGTGATTTAGGTGGCCGTTTGAAATATGCTATTTTATCACGACCGGTAGGTGGCTTACTTCATACTAATGAAGAGTTATTAAATATGTATGGTTTGGATACTAAATTGTCGGCAGCAGACCCTTCTATCAATTATGATATTGCCAATCCAATAATTACTAATGATGCTATTACCAATTCTAAACGTGTACGTACTTTTGATACTAACGGAAGTTTGGAAATAGATCTTTATAAAGGATTGACTTATAAAATGGCTGGTAGTTATTTGTGGCAGCAAACACGTAGCGATTATTGGGATGACGGACGTACTTTAGATGCTGCAATTAAGGGAGGCCCTTATGGAAGCAGAAATAATTCTGAGAAATATACTTATCAAATTACAAATACTCTTACTTACGATACAACAATTGCCCAGAAACATAATCTTACTTTGCTTGCGGGACATGAAGTATGGTATTCTGAGAATATGAATATATCATCTGGTTCACAGAATTTCCCTTCAAGTAATTTTGGATTGGATAACATGGCAATGGCTGGGGTTACCAACAATAACGAAACAGGCATAAGTAGTGTTGGAACAGTGTCTTTGTTTGGACGTGCATTTTATAGCTATGAAGGAAAATATCTGTTGACTACAACTATGCGTGCAGATGGTTCTTCTAAATTCATCAAAGGAAAACAGTGGGCCTACTTCCCTTCTGTATCCGGAGCTTGGCGTATTAGTGAAGAGTCGTTCATGAAAAATCAGAATGTATTCTCAAACTTAAAGCTTCGTGTAGGATATGGTACTTCAGGAAACTGTAATATCAGTAATAATATGTATGCTACAAATTATGTAGCAGGTGTTTATGGAATTGGTAAAACAGAAGCAGCTACAATTGAACCAAGTTCTACTCTTGGTAATGAAAATTTGAAATGGGAAACTATTAAAGCTACTTCTTTAGGGCTTGACATGTCATTTCTTAATAACCGAATTAATTTCAGCGCAGATTGGTATAACAATGTTTCTGATAACTTGTTGATGCAGGTTTCTATCCCTGCTACTACAGGATATAATTCTCAATATCAAAATGTAGGTAGCTTACGCAACCGTGGATTTGAATTTGTATTGAATACCCTCAATGTAAAGGCCAAAGACTTTAGCTGGAGCACAGATTTTAATATATCATTTAATAAGAATAAAGTTATCAGACTTTATGGAGAAGATGCCGAACAAAATTATAAGCTTGTAAGCTCAGGATCAAATGGTGTTGCATACTGGCTTCAGGAAGGTCAGCCTCTAGGACAGATTTATGGTTATGCTTATGATGGTTTCTATACTTCTGATGACTTTGATCAGTTGCCAAATGGCGGGTATTTATTGAAAAGCGGCATTGCTTATGATAAAGCTACAAAAAGATCTGCTGTAAAACCTGGAGATGTAAAGCTCAAGGCTAGCGGTAAAACAGTTGATGCTGATGGAAACCCTATGTGGACAGCAGATGATCGCCAGATTATTGGTAATGCTAATCCAAAGTTCACTGGTGGTCTTAATAATACATTAAGATATAAAAACTTTGACCTTACAGTCTTTATGAACTTCGTATACGGTAATGATGTCATAAATCTGAGTACTCAAAGATTTGTTAGTTCATATATCTCAAATCAAAATGCTTTGAGTGTCCTGGCTAATCGCTATACAACTATTGATCCTGCTACAGGAATTGAAACAACAAACTTAACTCGTTTAGGTGAAATAAATAAAAATGCAACTATCTGGAGTGTTAATCCAAATGTAAAGACAAATACAACATTGAATTCATACTATGTTGAAGATGGTTCTTTCTTGAGAATTAATAATATATCACTTGGATATTCATTCCCAAAACAGTGGTTGAATAAGTTTAATGTTGAAAGTTTCCGTATCTACGGTACATTAAATAATGTACACACCTTTACTTCTTACTCTGGATTTGATCCGGAAGTAACAAGTAGTAGTTCTGCTCTTACTCCAGGTATTGATGATTCTTCTTTCCCAAGATCTAAGAGTTACGTTGTAGGTATTAATTTAACATTTTAA
- a CDS encoding RagB/SusD family nutrient uptake outer membrane protein, translating to MKKIIRKVCMLCCAASLITMISSCQDWLDMPSKSAYDSTSIFTSVDRAEMATKGAYSGLWVLLWNYYVNYGTDEMQSSEGLSGSKNCVGNYVYTTGNVPGSEFNSVYTGIAKANNCIKQIPLMDAFENGTATEKARLREYLGECLAIRAIHYWNLIRYWGDVPYITLPQEDYDSFYSSRTSRDVIYDGIIADMQKAIEYLPWYSESGYSTPERITKNAAYGFLARISLYAAGYSLRWDLNTYDANTCKMAKRDDANRVKQLYQIASDACQAVITKGENTLNPSFEAQFRTYAEGKYYPQESMFEYAQYGSQMNSLRAGYSYGMRIISGALYGKCEPLVYYQPTLYYSFADGDSRRDVSCPNYEIAADGKRTMTTLANRKSIGKWRVNWRSTAAGTTSAMYQNINFALLRYSDVLLMYAEAQNELNGKPTASGIAAYETVRKRAFGNNSIGTTPTDYDGFFKAIVNERKYELAFEGTRRTDLIRWNLLGQVVNDTKAELTKMYNRQAPYQNLPEWVAYPNEYSKTWQDPSVTLNGIIEVKPSETATFKCPAGYTLLKDYITGLKPSDNFVANFARGYEANNVELFPIAQSIMDVNKGLAGQQHPKY from the coding sequence ATGAAAAAAATTATAAGAAAAGTTTGCATGCTGTGTTGTGCTGCATCTTTGATCACAATGATATCATCCTGCCAGGATTGGTTGGATATGCCAAGTAAGTCTGCTTATGATAGTACATCTATATTCACATCTGTTGATCGTGCAGAAATGGCAACTAAAGGAGCCTACAGTGGTTTGTGGGTTCTGTTATGGAATTATTATGTTAATTATGGAACTGACGAAATGCAATCTTCAGAAGGATTGTCTGGCTCTAAAAACTGTGTAGGAAATTATGTTTATACAACAGGTAATGTTCCCGGTTCAGAGTTTAATTCAGTATATACTGGCATTGCTAAAGCAAATAACTGTATAAAGCAAATACCTTTAATGGATGCTTTCGAAAATGGAACAGCTACAGAAAAAGCCCGACTTCGTGAATATCTTGGTGAATGTCTGGCTATCCGTGCTATTCATTACTGGAACCTGATCCGTTATTGGGGTGATGTGCCATATATAACATTACCTCAGGAAGATTACGATTCTTTTTATTCTTCCAGAACAAGTCGTGATGTTATCTATGATGGCATTATTGCAGATATGCAAAAGGCTATTGAGTATTTGCCATGGTACAGTGAAAGTGGATATTCAACTCCTGAAAGGATTACTAAGAATGCTGCTTACGGCTTCCTTGCAAGAATTTCACTTTATGCTGCAGGATATTCTTTGCGTTGGGATCTTAATACATATGATGCCAACACTTGTAAAATGGCAAAAAGAGATGATGCAAATCGTGTAAAACAGTTATACCAGATTGCCAGTGATGCTTGTCAGGCAGTTATTACTAAAGGTGAAAATACTCTGAATCCTTCTTTTGAAGCTCAATTCAGAACTTATGCAGAAGGTAAGTATTATCCACAGGAATCAATGTTTGAATATGCCCAGTATGGTAGCCAGATGAATTCCCTGCGTGCCGGATATTCTTATGGTATGCGTATAATTAGTGGAGCTTTGTATGGTAAGTGTGAACCGCTGGTTTATTACCAACCTACACTATATTATTCATTTGCTGATGGTGATAGTCGTCGTGATGTTTCTTGTCCGAACTATGAAATTGCAGCAGATGGAAAACGTACAATGACTACTCTTGCTAATCGTAAATCTATTGGTAAATGGCGTGTAAACTGGAGAAGTACTGCAGCTGGCACAACTAGTGCTATGTATCAGAATATAAATTTTGCTTTATTGCGTTATTCTGATGTTCTGTTAATGTATGCTGAGGCTCAGAACGAATTGAATGGAAAACCAACAGCTTCAGGAATTGCTGCTTATGAAACCGTAAGAAAACGTGCTTTTGGAAATAATAGCATTGGAACAACACCTACTGATTACGATGGTTTCTTTAAAGCTATTGTGAATGAACGTAAATATGAGTTAGCTTTTGAAGGAACGCGTCGTACAGACCTTATCCGTTGGAACCTTCTGGGTCAGGTAGTCAATGATACTAAAGCAGAACTGACTAAAATGTACAATAGACAAGCTCCTTATCAGAACTTACCTGAATGGGTTGCTTATCCAAACGAATATTCAAAAACATGGCAAGATCCTAGTGTAACATTGAATGGTATTATTGAAGTGAAACCTTCAGAAACAGCGACTTTTAAATGTCCGGCAGGTTATACTTTACTAAAGGATTATATTACAGGTTTGAAACCTTCAGATAACTTTGTTGCAAACTTTGCCAGAGGATATGAAGCTAATAATGTTGAGCTATTCCCTATTGCACAATCCATTATGGATGTAAATAAAGGATTGGCTGGTCAACAGCATCCTAAATATTAA
- a CDS encoding AraC family transcriptional regulator, protein MIRDFNDLGVDFKYLIVNDMDQKFGLSVNTVGFQSIQPNSPYPLKDHPSGYFFNAQKGRILPEYQFVYITKGRGLFTSDSMPETQVCKGRLLVLFPGQWHTYHPLLQTGWNEYYIGFEGPIIDNIVKSSFLSEKNQILEVGLNEELVNLFSRAIEVAESDKISSQQYLAGIVLHMLGMILSISKNKIYEIGDMDQKIEQAKIIMNENVFKDVDPEELAMKLNISYSWFRKIFKDYTGYAPAKYFQELKLRKAKQLLVGTSQSVKEISYQLNYTSTEHFFSLFKKRTGFTPLEYRSFGRETESDL, encoded by the coding sequence ATGATAAGGGATTTTAATGATTTGGGAGTTGATTTTAAGTATCTAATAGTAAATGACATGGATCAAAAGTTTGGTCTTTCTGTCAATACTGTTGGTTTCCAATCCATCCAGCCAAACTCTCCCTATCCTCTTAAAGATCACCCTTCCGGATATTTTTTTAATGCCCAGAAAGGTAGAATACTGCCGGAATATCAATTTGTTTATATCACAAAAGGCAGAGGACTTTTTACTTCAGACTCTATGCCGGAAACTCAAGTCTGTAAAGGACGCCTTTTAGTTCTTTTCCCAGGACAATGGCATACTTATCATCCTCTTCTCCAAACTGGATGGAATGAATACTATATTGGATTTGAAGGACCAATCATTGATAATATTGTTAAGAGCTCTTTTTTGTCCGAAAAAAATCAGATACTTGAAGTTGGTTTAAATGAAGAATTGGTTAACCTTTTTTCGCGTGCAATAGAAGTTGCCGAATCTGATAAGATCTCTTCTCAGCAATATCTTGCAGGTATTGTTCTTCATATGCTTGGAATGATTCTATCCATCTCTAAAAATAAAATTTATGAGATCGGAGACATGGATCAGAAAATTGAGCAAGCAAAGATTATTATGAATGAGAATGTTTTTAAGGATGTAGATCCCGAAGAGCTTGCTATGAAACTGAATATCAGTTATTCCTGGTTTCGTAAGATTTTTAAAGATTATACAGGGTATGCTCCTGCAAAATATTTTCAGGAACTAAAGCTTCGTAAAGCAAAACAATTATTGGTGGGAACATCTCAATCAGTTAAAGAGATCTCTTATCAATTGAATTATACTTCTACAGAACATTTTTTCTCATTATTCAAAAAACGTACGGGTTTTACTCCACTTGAATACCGTAGTTTTGGTCGCGAAACGGAATCCGACCTATAA